The Ipomoea triloba cultivar NCNSP0323 chromosome 13, ASM357664v1 genomic interval atcgtaaccataatcgtctatactatttaagttcaattgttacagtgttcgattaggttcgtatcgaactgtgatcttccatacatattagtaataattggttggagaataaaaataaatgtaatagttacttttaagggcaaaaatgtcaatttaacattacaggggaaaaaactaccacttttaaaataactcaggaagaaaactgccactttaataacacagggggtaaaagtgctataagcacataacataggggaaaaaagtgccattttccttatttagaaattatattacaaattgtattttagtttttatatgaCTAAAATAGAtacaaattgaaataaaaagtAATGATATTATTTGACAGAATTGAAAATCAATAActagtactccgtataataaACTATTACAATTGATATGCCACTTTAGTGACTTACCtttaaagaaaggaaaatgatacttttcataatgaattataagaaaatataatttctcgtttttcaattatattatgtgttacTTGTCGTCCATCAattgtatgtaaattgtgttatGATGGGTTAAATTAgttattttacaaataattgAGAGCCGAAAAATCACTTTACAAATAACTAATAAGAggcaatatatattattttgagaCGATgaatgttttctattttctgttataaagaaaaaatggtcaaataaatccTTGAACTTTGTAGGATAAAGCAATTAGACCCCTGAATATTTAAACGTTGCAATTAAACCATCAAACTcattaaaatcaatcaaatagATCCAATTTACTGGTAACCAacaatttatttgtaaatttacACTGTTGATCATCTTACAAATTTGTCGCCGACCACCCTCTAAATCCACCTCCGATAACCATATTGATTGCCATCTCCGGAGATGGGTCACCATCTCCCGGAGGGAAGACAACCCGGAGATGTCGACAAGATTTCCTCGCCTCTCCGGAGGGTGACCAATCCGATCATCATTGGTGGATTTGGGCAGTAGTCAACGACAATAAGTGGTCAGATGTATATATTTATCGATAAGATGTTGATTAGCAGTAAATTAAATCTATTTAACCTATTTTAATGAGTTTGATGGTTTAATTGCAACATTTAAATGTTCATGAGTTTAATTGCTCTATCTTACAAAGTTCAAGGGCTTTTTTGACACCTTTCCCTTTTTAGATTATACTCTAATAACTGGGCAATTGAATAAGATTGGGttctttttgtaaattaataattaaaagggttcatatatttaatttcaaaaacCTCAGGGGCTCCAAGTGAAATTATCTCAATGCATATTTTGCCGTCCCCGAATTTTTAAGTTTCAACTTTTTCTCCACATTTCCTGTGCTTCTTTTTCTCCCACACTCTCCCCCTCTCTTTTTTAAAGCTAAAGCAATCTCACTGCTTCACTCGCCGTCTTCAACCAAACCAAACCATTTCCGAGAAACATGAATCTGGAAAAGCCCGAAAACGgtacttttcttctttttatccTCTTTcctttttaagattttaatgCATTTTCACGGAATGCGATGCTCAAATTTCTAGGGTTTCTTTCACGGTATACATTTAGTCTCTTGTCTATGTACACTGACTTTTCTGGGTGTTCATAGATTTCCAGAGCCTAAAGGTTTGATTTTTTTCATTGATCTGCTATGTCCCTTGCTTATTCTTTGGTTTCCTGGTCTGGGTATTTGTTTTTCtatcgctttttttttttttttttttttttttttcgtttatttttttttctgttaattttaTGAAGGTTTTATGGTGAATCTGTTAAGATGCTTATGACTTAGTCCACTTGTATTAGGGTTCTGTATTAGTATACTTAAGGATAAGTAACTGTAGACAAGACAGATAACTTCCAGTGcaggttttgtgaatgcaacATAGGGATGCTTGAAAAAAGATTGgatttttaggtttttttttttttccctagtGACCAGTTATGTTGGGTTTTACATTATTGAAACAAGCCAAAGAATGGCACTTTGTGAAAATTTATGCTTTGGAGAATATATAACCATGGGTATGATTTTGTGGGGTAAAATGGACTTAGGTCTGATATGTGGTTGGATTTGTGTCTACATGAAAAAAAACCACTTTTTAAAAGTAGATAATGGTTCTAACTTCTATTTGAGGGAGTTTTTTTCTTGCTGCTGTTCTCATAAGATCTAGAAAGTCGTAAGTTGATTTGATTTGAGGAAGAGATGGTAGGAATATGTGATTTGATGGCATTGCCAGATTgagtattttgaattttgaacaaGTTGAAGAATGAAAGAACTACGGAAATGACCAGAGTTAtttttctatctttcaatgttTTGGTTCTAATTTTTTTGGGATATACACACTTCTTGGAAGCTTATAATGAATTTGCAAAAACTAGTTATAGGATGGATAAAAGGTGATCTGCTTTATAGTTGTGACTCATGAGGAGTGACTAATGTTTGAGTTGTATTTGTATATAGATAATTgaatatcttttttatttttaattctatctTAAAATGTCTAATCTGCTCCTTTCTTACGATTTTGTCATAGTGCTTTGTCACTTTTTGGTTTCTTTATCGAGGaaaaatattgaattatataCCTGTCTTTGTTTTAGGTGTTTCAATGGATTCTGCAGCACCTGCCTGTGTTGTAGGTGTTCCAATGGATTCCACAGCACCAAGCCCTGAGCGCCGCCCATTTTCAATTAAATTGTGGCCCCCAAGTGAAAACACGAGGAAAATCTTGGTGGATCGGATGACAAACAATCTTTCTACCCCTACCATTTTCACTCGCAAGTATGGTAGTCTGAGCAAGGATGAGGCTGTTGAGAAAgctaaacaaattgaagacacTGCATTTTCTGTTGCAAATCATCACTATGATAAGGAGCCCGATGGTGATGGGAGTTCGGCAGTGCAGCTCTATGCCAAAGAATGCAGTAAGCTAATCATAGAAGCTCTGAAAAGGGTCCCTAAGACCGAGGAGAAAGAGACTGTGGAGTTGAAGGCTGTTCCTGTCTCCCGTGAAACCGTTTTTGATATCTCCAAGGGTAAAAGGGCTTTTATTGAGGCGGAAGAAGCTGAGGAGCTTTTGAAGCCTTTGAAAGAGCCGGGAAACTCTTACACTAAGATATGTTTCAGTAATAGAAGCTTTGGGATTGGAGCGGCCCATATTGCTGGGACTATTTTGGCGACCCTCAAGGAGCAACTGAAGGAAGTTGACCTGTCAGATTTTGTCGCCGGGAGACCTGAGAAAGAGGCTCTTGATGTCATGACGATATTCTCAGAAGCTTTGGATGGTTGTAATTTGAAGTCTCTGAATCTTTCGGATAATGCTCTAGGCGAGAAGGGAGTTAGGGCATTCGCAAAGCTCCTGCAATCACAAACGGAGTTGGAGGAATTGTTTCTGATGAATGACGGGATATCGGAGGAAGCTGCACGGGCCATTTGTGAATTGGTGCCTTCCACCGAGAGGCTTAAGGTCCTACAGTTTCACAATAATATGACAGGAGATGAAGGAGCCGTGGCTATTTCTGAAATTGTGAAGCGGTCTCCATTGTTGGAGGATTTTCGATGCTCTTCGACAAGGGTAGGCTCTGACGGAGGGAAAGCTTTGTCTCAAGCACTTGAGACGTGCACTCATTTGAAGAAGCTTGATCTGCGGGACAATATGTTTGGTGTTGATGGCGGCGAAGCATTGAGCAAAGCGCTCACCAAGCATGAAAATCTTTCCGAGATTTACCTGTGCTACCTAAATTTTGAGGACGAGGGAGCAATCGCAATAGCCAATGCTCTTAAGGACTCGGCCCCTTCACTGAGAATCTTCGAGATGGCTGGAAATGATATAACTGCCAAAGCTGCACCCGCTTTAGCTGCATGTATATCTGAAAAGCAGCTTCTCACGAAGCTCAACCTGTCTGAGAATGAAATCAAGGATGATGGTGTGATCCAGATTGTGAAGGCTCTGGAAGAAGGTCACGACCAATTGAAAGTGGTTGATATGAGCAGTAACTCATTGAGAAGGGCTGGGGCTCGAGTGCTGGCTCAGGCTCTGGTGCATAAACCCGAGTTTGAATTGCTGAATGTTAACGGGAATTTCATCTCTGATGAAGGCATTGATGAGTTGAAAGATATCTTCAAGAAATGTCCCGAAAAGCTTGCATCCTTGGAGGACAACGACCCTGAGGGCGAAGATGATGAGAAGGAATCCGGGGATGAGGGCGAGGGTGACGGTGATGAAAATGAGCTAGGATCAAAACTCAAAACCCTAGATGTTAACGAGGATGAGTAAATCCCCGCAAATATCAGGTATCACTTCAAAACTATCCTTGCCCTGACCTTAATCTGCATCCCGCAAAACTGGTTTTGACTATTTCTTTACGTGATTGAGCAGGACCCTATCCCGACTCTCCAACAAGCACTAATGCAATGTTCCGTTGAGGGGTTACGCTAGACGAGATGTTGTTTCCCTATGGTTAGCCTAGCTAGCATCTTAAAGTTTATGTAGCTGCTAGCAAAGATCAATTTTACCAATTTCAATTTGTTGCCAGATTTGTAGACTCATCATTTCTACCATTTCAATGTACTACTGCTTTTAGCTGAAGGCTTATGTATTACTCTATTTAGAAAAACTGAAGCTCTACTGAGTATTTAGCCTTTACCAATTATCATTGGTTTTACTACCATCTAAGTGCATGTTTAATGATCATTGTATCTTACCTTTCTTCCCTTCAAGCATCATATTCTATCATTGTACTATTACAAAGCATCATTTTGCAATAGGTTGAATTATAGTGTCTGGTCTATAAATATTTATCCTATCCGTCCTATTTTAGATGCTGTGTTTTATATTCATTCGTCAAATCAACATTTTATTCTCTGTTATAACATTATTAATCAAGAGGGTGAATTATATTGTCTAGTCTAGAAATACTTACTATCCGGTCATATTCTTTGTTTTGTCTGATCTAAAAATATTTGTCCCTTTGTCATGATTTATATTTACTAGTtaaattaagagttaataccacaaatgtcctctgactattggggtagtactccttttagttcTTGACTTTCAAGTCGAcaacaaatggtcctctgactttcatttttgaccacaaataatcctccattaaaatttctgttaaataagtgttaaatctaggggtattatcgtcaaattgatatatataattgtcgttaaaaaataaaaatgtttagaaattttcaccaacaagcataattgaaacaattaacaaatataaatactcctaaataaaaagacaatacaccttattctcgtaattatgcctacaaaatgaagatttaatattagagctatctgttttaatttaaccaacagattaaaatggaagaaatttttttttttcaaaaaccttgcttccatcattttcatggttgtttaTACATGGCCGGTTAATAGTTTTTacttttcattaatcgatcaaacattttgtttgggacataactgaaggccgtcatcgttgaattaatataattaatcaagtacaaattggtaccattaatcatgaatttttatttaatttgttcatttatgtaatttgtcatgtccattttgtttttatatttattaacttaatatttattaatgtttgaaattaattatgtcatataattctcaaaaagaagtattaatcataataatattaatcaatttgacgatattacccctagatttaacacctatttaacagaaattttaacataggactatttgtggtcaaaaataaaagtcagaggactatttgtggttgaattgaaagtcgaggactaaaaggagtactagcccaatagtcaaaggagcatttgtggtattaactcttcaTTCTTTGTTATAACTTCAATTAAACCACATTTACCAATTATCATTGGTTTTACTACCATCTAAGTGCATGTTTAATAATCGTATCTTACCTTTCTTCCCTTCAAGCATCATATTCTATCATTGTACTATTACAAATCATCATTTTTCAATAGGCTGAATTATACTTTATGGTCCAGAAATATTCATTTCAAATCAATTTTGTATTCCGAGTCTAGAAATATTCATTTCAAatcaatttgtattttattttatctgtcatatttTATTGAATCAAATAGAAGTTTGAGATGGAGGTAATATCTTCTTTTAAGAAGATACAATTTTAATGATTGGTGAATCAAATCCTTTAAACTAGTAAAAACTACTCCGTATATATCTTCAAATTTTACATCATTCTATATTTGGTAGGCATATTCTTTACAAAAAAGATCAAAGTGAAGTGTGATCATCTCATCCATCAAATAACATTTTATCTATCTTCAAATTTCACATCCCACCGAAATTTTcaaaactactaaaataaattttcaaaactactaaaataaaaGGGAAGAACAGGAcgttagaagaagaagaaaaaaagattggAGTAGTTCTGTATCAAACTtaattcatgtatatataaaatttaaataaatacacTAAGGTTCTGGTACATTAGAAAAAATTCTATTGTTGGTGTCAAAATCTAAGAAAATTATGGATGTATTATCTTTAGTACGCAGCGTTTTGGCTTCATTTAACAAAACATTAGCTATCTTTTCCGCTGAGATGTTTTCATTGATCGAACTTCTCTCTTTACACTgcataaaagaatttaaaacaaaaaatgaagttaaaaccttcaactgaaacacaacaaaataaaagaatttaaaacaaaaaataaagttaaaaccTTCAACTGAAACACAACAAAATTACCTGTTGAACAAGTTGCACTGCCTTCTTGATATGTATCACATCCCAAAAGCCATCACTACACATTCAGAAAGTTAAAATTATAACTACAATGGATAGAAAGAGATCTATCACTAAATAGAAAGACAAAAATACAATAGTGTAGAAGTATAACAACCTTGCTAATAATGCAAAGCCTGTGCTAGTCTGGTGTATGTACAAAGCGTGACTTATATATGGTTCTGAACTAAACCGAACATCCTGTTGTTTTAGAAACTTGTCTCCAAGCATCCTGGCAAGGTTTAGACCTAAAATGATGAAGTATAATTAGCTAATTATTGACATTTAACAAATACTAAAGTACGAAAAAACTAAACTATCATGTTACCACATAGTCGTGTTTCCCCATCTTTCAAAGGTTCTCCTGCTGCTTCAAAACGAAGCTTTTCTGAATTACTAGTTATTCTGTGGTCTTCAGTCATTTTAATCTGCTTTCCGTCAATACTGCCACATGCAATATTAGAATCTTATACTCAATTGAAAAAAGGTAGACACAACTTACTTCACAACACTACTAAATGGTCTCTAACAAGAAATTAACAAACGGATAATAAATGAAAGAACTttacacaaaataataataatatgcttaATTCTTAACTCAAATATTTAATGCAACCAAGGCACACGGATACATATACTAGTGATGGAATTAATAAAGATAATGTGAAAAACATACTTTACAACACAAGCTGAATCGCCAACATTTGCACATTGCGCATAGAAATTTTCTTGACCATCCGCCCAAACTAGAAGCATTGTCGCTGTACAACCctgaaatattttgattattaaacTGCATAAATGTAGGACAAAAGTAGCATTGAACCAAAATTCACAAACATTCATGATAGTCATCTTGCTTTTTAGGGTGGTCAAAATAGTTAACTAAACTTGATATTACCACCACTAGACATCCATACCACCATACTTTAAAATACATAGATCCTATAGCATGAGCAGAAAGGTGATGccaacaaaattttgaaacttCTAACTaatcaaatgtgaaaatataACACAATGGAGGCAATCAGGCAATAACAGGAAAAATGTACTCCACCATTATCCAAGCCAGCAGAGTGGTAACCTAGTATTGCATTGAGCATATAAGGTCAAACCTCGCATTGCTTTAAGAGCATATTAAAGCAACATAGAGCCACGAATCCCACATAGAGCTATAAAAAAACATATgaccctcaaaaaaaaaaaaaaaacagaagtaTGGGCCCCAACCTCATAGTTGTGATTCAAGGATGCTTCTGCTTGAGAAAATGCTTCTCTAAGGACATCTGAAGCATCGCATTGTGATAAAACCTCCTCCCTTCTGAAGGAATCTGACAATATGCTAGCAACAATTTGTGGCAGTATTCTGACAGAGGAAAAGGAGACAGTGGATATTAAAATGTGTCCAGCAGCACCAAAGGATTTTAACTGGTTAACGATACTAGTAAAATATTTTAGACAGCTCTACTGgagatgaatttaaaattttaattaactcATGAAGCATGATGATTATGCCAGTTTAACACTAAAACCATATCATAATCAAGCAAATATCAAAATCATTCACATCAATGCTTGTTTCCAGGTTGAAAAGTTTttcaaatcaaaattcaataaattCAGTTTTTTTCCAGTCTTTTGACCAGATCTACTTGCAGCAAGTTTTATCACTAAGTTGGAATTTAACATATCCATAGATATACATGGTAATGAATGGTATCGTGGAAAACATATCAGTTCAAACAACTTTTCTTGTGGGACAATAATATGTTCTTTTAAGTACATCTACATGCATTTCAAGAAAGATTTTTACCTaaacaataatacaatatacAGATATAAATTGTAGATGCTATATTGCTATTTAACTTTCCGTCAAATGGTAAAGCGATTATAATAATAAGATCATCGTAAATTCCCTTAGGAACAGAAACAAATACGACCTCATATTTTTTAATCTGAAAAATGCAGCTGAGAAAGTAACACGAAAAATTAAGATACTAACTTGCTAGCAGATTCAGCAGCACTAGCTCCACCATGTCCATCACATATACCAAACAATCCAAACTGCAATAAAAAATCGCAAGCATTTTAGGCCACCCCAAATTAATCTAAGTGCATACAgagataatataactaaaaataataataataattattcaacTGTATGACCTGATCAGTCCCCGGAAGAGGCCATTGGTAAAAAGAGACATCTTCCATGGGCAACTTCTTGGCTCCTCGGCGTAAAGACATTGGGTCTGATGCCAGGCCAACCCCAAATGGAACATGGCACTCGGATTGGGATGTAACCTGTACCTGAAAGAACAGACACTGCATAAGTGAAACAACCAAGTATAGTATTACTCAGTAGTTGGACAATACAACATCGATGCAGAATTTCATCAACTCACAAGAAGTTTTGAACTTgtgccaaaagttataacatCTCCATTTGCAAGCTCAACTGGATCACCCCACTGTCTATTTCCCAAATGAGGGTTGTGAGCTAAACGGGAATTTACAAGTGTTCCATTCAAGCTACCCATGTCAACCAGCTCCCACTTCAATTTCTGGAAACAAGAGGTAAATATTATGAGCAAGGCATACTAACACTGCACAACAGATTGCATATGGAGTCCATAGATTTTCCTAACACCTTACATTTATGTTCCAATTTATTTGGGCATGTTTTCCAGAAACTTCTGAATCCTTCAACGTGACATCACTGGGCGGAACTCTTCCAAGAGTGAACGGAAGCTTGGATGTATTACTTGACTGTATTGAATACTGAAGGCCACAAGAAGGCCCTGCGATAACCTCCAGCATAATGACACTTCCTGCACTTCTAACAGGAACATATGATGACATGTTTTACATCCCAATGAcccccaaaaagaaaaatatatatttaaaaaaaaaaaaaagaacacttCCATGATTCATAAAAGAGGAAATTACTTTGATCAGTGGTATACTTGGGCACAAATTCCCTAAGTTTCTCATTTTCCTTGCCAAACCTAGAAACATTCTTAGTATCCTCGTTTCTTCCTCGTCTTTGCTCTTCATGAAAGTGAGCAATCCCAACTCCCTTAAGTGTTTGCCCCAGTACAGCATCTTCCGAAGTATCACCAATATCAAGGACAAAGCTATCACCTGAAAGAGAAGTAATTGTTAACCCTTTCATGAGTTTCATCTCTAAAAAGGAGAAGGTAAATATAACATAAATTGCAGTGGCATACTGTGTGTCAAATGTGATGTTGTAGAAGGGAGCCTTGGTTTATGAACAAGCCCGTGCGTCCGAGGAGAATCAAAGGACCCTTGTGCATGGTGACCTGAACTTTCAAGAGTATGACCTCTACTAAACTCACCACCTAGGCTCTCGGCCAGATTAAAATCATCAGTTATAAGAGGCCTCTCCACATCTTCAGCCTACAAAAACGCAGTATTGCACACAATCACACCATTAACTCTGATTTCATCACATAAGAAGCTAATATGATAGAAAACACTTTACCTTTATCAATCATTTGTCATTTCAACACATAAGAAGCTAATATGATAGAAAATCATTTGTCATTTCAACACACAAGAAGCTAATGTGATAGGAATAACTTCAcctttcaatcatttttatatcACAGCTTCTATCCCCCATAATCAACCAGTAACACAAGATATCAGATCCAAAATCCACAAACAAACATCAAACAATCCATTTCAGAAACATCCAATCCAACATTCCCACCGAATTAACAGAAATGAGAAACCAAACAAATTCAGTCCAAAATCCAAATCATTTCGTTCCAAAGGTAGATAACAGATACAGAAACAGTCAGAcgcaacaaaacaaaaacgaaTTTACAAATAGCATCGAGAGTCGAGAGTTGAGACTAGAGAATCAAAAAATAGAGgaaggagagagggagagagaggtgAAAGGAGGATCGGAGAGGACCTTGATCGCGGTGCGGGAGCGGGCGGCGGCGGAAGAGAGGAAGCGCCATGGCTTGAACTTGCAGGCGAGGAGGATGAAGAGAAGGATGAGGAGGAGCATAACAACGGCAAATACAAGAAGGGCCTCCACCGAAACCGCAATGTTGGTGAGGAGGACAGTAGTGTGAGCGAGTGGGATCCTATGAGCACCACCTGGCAACGCCTTCGCCATCGGCGAGGAGGAGAGAGAAAGGCTGAACCACTGCCTCACCATCCAATGGCATAtacaacaacacacacacaaacaaattGCGACGATTATCAGATCCAatcactctctctctccccctccctccttctctctctctcctctcgcGACAACCCCGCTTCTTTGAAATCGTCgactttctattttttttactccattttgtttattattatcatctattttttttttttacttagatCAAATAGCTAAACATTTGTATTCAGATGACACGTAGTGATTCTCCTATGTAGAAGGTCATAAGATCGAACCTCAACTCAGTTGTATTAGAAAA includes:
- the LOC116002132 gene encoding RAN GTPase-activating protein 2-like, which encodes MNLEKPENGVSMDSAAPACVVGVPMDSTAPSPERRPFSIKLWPPSENTRKILVDRMTNNLSTPTIFTRKYGSLSKDEAVEKAKQIEDTAFSVANHHYDKEPDGDGSSAVQLYAKECSKLIIEALKRVPKTEEKETVELKAVPVSRETVFDISKGKRAFIEAEEAEELLKPLKEPGNSYTKICFSNRSFGIGAAHIAGTILATLKEQLKEVDLSDFVAGRPEKEALDVMTIFSEALDGCNLKSLNLSDNALGEKGVRAFAKLLQSQTELEELFLMNDGISEEAARAICELVPSTERLKVLQFHNNMTGDEGAVAISEIVKRSPLLEDFRCSSTRVGSDGGKALSQALETCTHLKKLDLRDNMFGVDGGEALSKALTKHENLSEIYLCYLNFEDEGAIAIANALKDSAPSLRIFEMAGNDITAKAAPALAACISEKQLLTKLNLSENEIKDDGVIQIVKALEEGHDQLKVVDMSSNSLRRAGARVLAQALVHKPEFELLNVNGNFISDEGIDELKDIFKKCPEKLASLEDNDPEGEDDEKESGDEGEGDGDENELGSKLKTLDVNEDE
- the LOC116000931 gene encoding protein phosphatase 2C 70 translates to MVRQWFSLSLSSSPMAKALPGGAHRIPLAHTTVLLTNIAVSVEALLVFAVVMLLLILLFILLACKFKPWRFLSSAAARSRTAIKAEDVERPLITDDFNLAESLGGEFSRGHTLESSGHHAQGSFDSPRTHGLVHKPRLPSTTSHLTHSDSFVLDIGDTSEDAVLGQTLKGVGIAHFHEEQRRGRNEDTKNVSRFGKENEKLREFVPKYTTDQRSVIMLEVIAGPSCGLQYSIQSSNTSKLPFTLGRVPPSDVTLKDSEVSGKHAQINWNINKLKWELVDMGSLNGTLVNSRLAHNPHLGNRQWGDPVELANGDVITFGTSSKLLVQVTSQSECHVPFGVGLASDPMSLRRGAKKLPMEDVSFYQWPLPGTDQFGLFGICDGHGGASAAESASKILPQIVASILSDSFRREEVLSQCDASDVLREAFSQAEASLNHNYEGCTATMLLVWADGQENFYAQCANVGDSACVVNIDGKQIKMTEDHRITSNSEKLRFEAAGEPLKDGETRLCGLNLARMLGDKFLKQQDVRFSSEPYISHALYIHQTSTGFALLASDGFWDVIHIKKAVQLVQQCKERSSINENISAEKIANVLLNEAKTLRTKDNTSIIFLDFDTNNRIFSNVPEP